In the genome of Deltaproteobacteria bacterium, the window GTCGGTGCAGCGCTGGGATATCTCCTTCGTTCGGCGGGGTATCCCGTGGCCGCTATATTCGACAGATCATCAGATGCGGCGGAGCGGGGCTTCACTTACACGGGAGGGAAGGTCTGCCGTGATGCCGCTGAAGCGGCATTACGGGCGGAAACGGTATTTATAACGACCCCCGACGATCACATCAGGGAAACCTGTGAAGAAATAACACGGGACGGCTTTCTGTTTCCCGGAAAGAAGGTGATACACGCCAGCGGCGCCGGCGGTCTTGACCTTCTGGAATCGGCACGTGCGGCGGGGGCTCATGTGGGAAGCATTCACCCGATCCAGTCCTTTGCGGATATTGCCGGGGCCATTGAGAACATCCCGGGCAGCACCTTCGGGATCACCACCCAGGAAGAAATCGAGGAATGGGCGGTTCGTCTCGTCGGCGATATCGGCGGACGTTCCTTTTTCGTCCCCGAAAAAGACAAGCCCCTCTATCATGCAGCCGCGTGTATCGCGTCGAACTACCTGGTCACGCTCATGCACGTCGTAGAAGAAATATACCGGCACCTCGGAATTCCTGCCGATGACGCCCTCTCATCCTTCTGGCCTCTTGTCAGGGGGACCATCAGAAATATAGAAAAACGTGGTGTTTCAAGGTCACTGACGGGCCCCATCGCGCGGGGAGATGTCGGTACCGTTCGACAACACCTGTCGGTCATGGAGCGT includes:
- a CDS encoding DUF2520 domain-containing protein gives rise to the protein MEKESIAIIGVGKVGAALGYLLRSAGYPVAAIFDRSSDAAERGFTYTGGKVCRDAAEAALRAETVFITTPDDHIRETCEEITRDGFLFPGKKVIHASGAGGLDLLESARAAGAHVGSIHPIQSFADIAGAIENIPGSTFGITTQEEIEEWAVRLVGDIGGRSFFVPEKDKPLYHAAACIASNYLVTLMHVVEEIYRHLGIPADDALSSFWPLVRGTIRNIEKRGVSRSLTGPIARGDVGTVRQHLSVMERSMPIFSGLYRELGILTALLGREAQVLSDEKAEEIRLLLEGGTQ